The Treponema phagedenis DNA segment AAAGCTTGCCGAAGAATCAAGTACACAGGGAAGATCAATAACAGTAACTTTAAAACAGTTTGGCGGGGAGCTTGAAACATTGGCATCTTCAACTAAAAGAACAATGGAAAACTTTAATGCAATTTATTCGTTATCCGAAGAAGTCAAATCGATTAGTTTACGGTTAGTTTCTGCACTGAAAGAGCAAGGTCACGGAAGCTCTGAAGTGTTGACGGCAATACGAGACATTAATGAGGTAACAATTGATGTGCAAAATGATTCCGATAAAATGCTTTCCGGCGGAAAAAACATTGTGACGGAGATGAGAAAGTTAACAGAGCTTACACAGATTATTACAAACAGCATGGATGAAATGGCTGCGGGAGCGGTACAAATAAATAATTCCATTCAAGACGTAGAACAAATAACCCAAAAAAACAAAAAAAGTATAGAGGAGCTTGCAATAGAAATAAACAGATTTAAAGAATAAAAACCGGTAGGTAATACATAAACTGCAACCTTCATAGTATAATGTTCTGTAATGAAGTTGCTGTTATGCTAATCGGGACATCAACAGGTGGCTTGCGGATTTAGCATTCCTATGGTAAATTGCTCACCGTTGCGAAATTCCAAACGATGTTTTAAAGCATCAACAGTAAATTGTAAAATTGAAGCTTTAAAACTCGTAGGCGAAGTTAAAGTAAATTTTCAAAACTTCGCCGTTGCGCCGTGTCGGGCTCTTTTATAAAATTATCTGATTTGTATTAGATGAATTAAAAAACTAATTGAAGGCATCAAAAAAAGCTACAATACTATTCGGTGAAATCTAAAACGGTAAAAGTTTTTGATAAAGATTAAAGCAATCGATTCTTGTCTTTTACGTGCTATACGATTATACTTGCTGCTATAGAAAAGGAACTGCTTTGAATAAATCATATACCGGATTTTTATTGCTTGTGCTTTTAGTTTTTAGTGGACTCTTGTTTTGCTGCGTAAAAAAACAGCACTATCGAAATAATGAAAATAAACAGGAAGAGACCGATTTTGCAAACACCGATAATGTTATACAGCTGAATTTTGCAAAAAGCGGCGTTTCGTTTACCGCAACGCTTGGAATAGCACAGGGGCAGCGGGTGGAGGTAGGCGGGGCGGAACATGTGCAGATGCAGGAAAACGGAATGGTAACGATTACTTTAAGCGGTGAAACATGTTCGCTGGTAGGGAATGTTAAATCAATTTCAATTATTAAAAACGATGAGCTCTCGCAGCTGCGTATTAAATCTACCAGTCTTATTAACGCTCATTTTTCATTTCTTCCGGCTTTACAATCTCTTAAGCTTATTTGTCCGGAATTGCAAAAGCTCTCTTGCGCATATACTTCGCTGCAATCTTTGCACTTAAATCAAAGTCCAAAACTTCTAAGTCTGTCATGCGAACATTCAAAACTGAATGAGCTGCATATTAATCGCTGTACACTGTTACGAACAGTGGTTTGCAACGATAACTATTTAACAGAATTAAACCTTAAATACTGTACCGATTTGCAAACCCTGCATTGCCAAAACAATAGACTTTCCAATCTGGTTATTTCTCCGCTTAACAGATTGCGGAAATTAAATTATGAAAACAATTTTTTACCTGCGGAGAATGTTAAAACGATTATTGAAAGCTTAGCGAAAAAATTCGGTACGTCGAAATCTTAGCCTTTCGGTTCCTCTAGCCGCAATAGAGCCATTAGGAATTGCATGTGTCAATGTTGAACATTGGCGTTAAACAAAATCGGCAATTCCCTATAATCGAAAAATTTTACTCGGTAAACTTGAGATACACCGATCCAATTCCATTCTCTATTTTGAGTGTATTGTTTTCGTCTTGAATAGAGCTTTGAGAATATTGCGTTCCAAGTGTTTTTCCTACTCGTTGCGAATCAACATATATCTCCCCAATACCCTGAGAAGTGCTTATGCTATAGCTTTTTTTTTTGCCTCAATTTCAAAATGCACTTCGCCAATGCCGGATTTGATTTCGGAGTTGCCTGATAATTTTCCGCTGAAGGTTGTTTCGCCGACACCGGAAGAAAGATACATATCGGTAAAATCGCAGCGGGTAAAATTAGATTCACCGACGCCGGTTTTGATTATGGTTTTTGCGGCAGTGATGCCGGTAACTTCGGCTTCGCCGACGCCTGTTTTCAGGTGTAAAGAATAGGTGGAAAGCCCTTGTAATACACATGCTCCAATGTCTTGTCGAATCGCAATGCTGTCATAAAGAATACTGTAGGGTATATAGAGCGTAAGATTAGGATAGGTTTTTTCCGTATTTACACCAACCAAGTTCAAAAAATTCCAAGAACGTTTATCCACATTATCGTCTATTCTAAGAGTATCGCCTTGAAGTTCCACAAGGACTTTTATTTTTTCATCATTGGTTATTTGATATGTGATTTCGTTATGCTCACTGCCTTTAATTATGATATTTGCATATGAAAGATTTATATCAAGGTTTTTGATTTCTGGTTTATCAATTACTGTAAAACCGGAATCATTAACGGGGAAGTTGTCATTTCGCAGTTGTTTATGATTACTATTTTTCTTCTGCGATGAGCCGAAAATTTTTCCTAAAAAAGGCGAGCCCCACGTGTTTTGTTTTAGTCTGCCTCCAAGTAAGTAGCCGCCGGCAATAAACGCTATGCCGAGTAGAATGATAAAAAGCGCTTTAAATATTTTCTTTCCCATATTTGTTTTCCTTTACTATAAAATAATCAATTATGAACGGTGGCTTCTGCATGCCTATGGTAAACTGCTCACCGTTGCTCAACTCAAAACGATGTTTTGTCTGAGCGTCTCAGGTAACAGACAAAACCCGAAGCTCTTTTTTGTAAAATTTTTTACCTCTCATATTACCTGCATTAAAAATCTATTTAAGATGATAGAGGAATGTTGGCATATGTTATAATATCAAATAGAAGAACATCGGTACTGCAATAAAAATAAGAAAAAGCAGCGCAATAATGCTGAACACTATTTTAAATGCTAATCTTATTACGCCGAAAATAATGCCAAAGACTAAACCGCCTACGCCGAAACAACTGCATAAAATCAAAAAAATTAATACTTTAATCATTGTATGGCTCCTTGTAAAATTTCTTTATACAATTTCCGTAAATTTTTTTTAAGAGATTTCCGGAAATTGCCTTGGTTAAGCTTGATCGTCATTATGCGGTTCATATTTATGCGTGTACTCATAGTGAATGGGCTCATCTTTTTGAATCGGCATAATTGCAGCAGCTATGATATAGAGGACGAGTCCTGTGCCGCATGAGAGGAAGGTTAGTAAGACCCAGCCAAGCCGCACAATCGTGGAATCAATATCAAAGTATTCCGCAATACCGCCGCATACACCGAAAAGTTTTTTGTCATCATTGCTTCTGTATAATTTTTTTGTTGCCATTATGGACTCCTCTTAAATAATGTGGTTATATCGTTATTATGTTTGTATTTTTAATTTTTATGTTTTATTTTGAACGACGGTTTATTAGTTTTGCAATACCGGTTATCAGCATTCCGGTAATATAAAAAACCAACATTGCCGCTCCTGCTAATACGAGTGCAACTCCTACAAAAATCAAAGCGGAAACCGAGCCTCCGACGAGTAGCAATACGCCTTTTAAAAAGACTGCTCCGGCACTAACTGCTAAGGCAAATATGAGGGCGATTCCCGTGACGGCAAGCGAAACGATAACTGCGACCGCCGCAATAATAATCGGTACCGCTACCGGCGCTGCGCAAATTGCCAAAATGGTAAACCAAAAAGCCCGCCAGCCGCTC contains these protein-coding regions:
- a CDS encoding DUF4097 family beta strand repeat-containing protein, yielding MGKKIFKALFIILLGIAFIAGGYLLGGRLKQNTWGSPFLGKIFGSSQKKNSNHKQLRNDNFPVNDSGFTVIDKPEIKNLDINLSYANIIIKGSEHNEITYQITNDEKIKVLVELQGDTLRIDDNVDKRSWNFLNLVGVNTEKTYPNLTLYIPYSILYDSIAIRQDIGACVLQGLSTYSLHLKTGVGEAEVTGITAAKTIIKTGVGESNFTRCDFTDMYLSSGVGETTFSGKLSGNSEIKSGIGEVHFEIEAKKKAIA
- a CDS encoding PspC domain-containing protein, producing MATKKLYRSNDDKKLFGVCGGIAEYFDIDSTIVRLGWVLLTFLSCGTGLVLYIIAAAIMPIQKDEPIHYEYTHKYEPHNDDQA
- a CDS encoding DUF1700 domain-containing protein — protein: MTRKEFMRELQERLKQLPKEDLAIALDYYEEYFDEAGKEREQDVIAELKSPAHIASKILADYAIKEAKVVRSSTKSGWRAFWFTILAICAAPVAVPIIIAAVAVIVSLAVTGIALIFALAVSAGAVFLKGVLLLVGGSVSALIFVGVALVLAGAAMLVFYITGMLITGIAKLINRRSK